CGGAGGCAGCGCGGTTTCATGCGTTGCAGATGGCAACCCGTGAGGATATCTCGCATCAGTTTGCCGGCGAACCTGATCTGGCGGAACGAGGTTCGCGGGCGGGAGTGCGCTTTTCACTGATCTCGGAGAATGTTGGAGAGGCACCGAACTCCGCGATGTTTCATGAGCTGTGGATGCACTCGAAGGGGCATCGCGAGAACCTGCTGGATCCTGAGGTGAACTCGGTTGGAATTGCGGTTGTGAACAGAAACGGCCAGTTCTATGCCGTAGAAGATTTCGCTGCAACGGTAGAGTCTTTGAGTTTCGATCAGCAGGAAGATGCAGTCGCACAGACTCTGACAAAGGCCGGGTTGGAGGTTGGGGCCAATGGGACGACCTCTTCGCAAGCCCAAGCGCGGTTGGCGTGCAAGATGGATTCTGGTTTTCCGGGAGCCAACAAACCTTGGTACATCATGCGCTATAGTGCCGACCGGTTAGATCAGCTGCCGAGCCGTCTTAAGAGCCAGATCCGATCAGGACAATACCGTCAGGCAGTCGTAGGAGCCTGCCAGGATTCCGCAAGTGGTTCGTTCAGCGGCTACAACATTGCGGTTCTGTTGTATCCCTAGTTTGTCTGCCTTTCCCCCCTTATTTTTTAGGAGAGTGTCTCTCGAAAGAGCTCTATGAGCTTGGCGTATGCCCGCTCGGCTTGAGGCTGGTTGTAGGCGGGGTTGTCGGGAACGGTCCAGCCATGATGTGATCCTTCATAGATCTCACTCTCGAAACGCCCACCCCAAGCCTTAAGCGCCTTTACCAATTCCATGATGGCATCGGCATCCATGCTCTTGTCGTCGGTGGCATGACCGAAGTAAAGACGAGCGTTCACCTTGGGCAAGACGAGATG
This portion of the Edaphobacter sp. 4G125 genome encodes:
- a CDS encoding CAP domain-containing protein, which encodes MSLAMVTFVLTLALAVSTPLLAASIPTPMPRPTMTAEQSLFAAANRERVARGIPELRYDPVLAEAARFHALQMATREDISHQFAGEPDLAERGSRAGVRFSLISENVGEAPNSAMFHELWMHSKGHRENLLDPEVNSVGIAVVNRNGQFYAVEDFAATVESLSFDQQEDAVAQTLTKAGLEVGANGTTSSQAQARLACKMDSGFPGANKPWYIMRYSADRLDQLPSRLKSQIRSGQYRQAVVGACQDSASGSFSGYNIAVLLYP